A region from the Salidesulfovibrio onnuriiensis genome encodes:
- the yedF gene encoding sulfurtransferase-like selenium metabolism protein YedF yields MPEITLECQGLPCPQPVLKCKNCIESETPASIQVIVDNDPARENVSRFLGAKGYEVSSSQQGNEYTVIGVRSGECEICKVMTEEQIQTTANPDTQKICAFITTDVVGSGDDELGSRLMNNFLATLPEMGNDLWRIILVNGGVKLAVEGSECLEKLQELESSGVSILVCGTCLEFFGITDKKRIGETTNMLDVVTSLQLASKVIQTA; encoded by the coding sequence ATGCCGGAAATAACTTTGGAATGCCAAGGGCTCCCCTGCCCGCAACCCGTCCTGAAATGCAAAAACTGCATCGAATCCGAAACGCCTGCATCCATCCAGGTCATCGTTGACAACGACCCGGCCCGGGAAAACGTCTCCCGCTTTCTCGGCGCCAAGGGATACGAGGTTTCCAGCTCCCAGCAGGGAAACGAGTACACCGTCATCGGCGTCCGCTCCGGAGAATGCGAGATCTGCAAGGTCATGACCGAAGAACAGATCCAGACGACGGCCAACCCCGACACCCAGAAAATCTGCGCCTTCATCACCACGGACGTCGTCGGCTCCGGGGATGACGAACTCGGCAGCAGGCTCATGAACAACTTCCTTGCAACTTTGCCGGAAATGGGCAATGACCTGTGGCGGATCATTCTGGTCAACGGCGGAGTCAAGCTTGCAGTGGAAGGCAGCGAATGCCTGGAAAAACTGCAGGAACTCGAGAGCTCGGGCGTTTCCATTCTTGTCTGCGGCACCTGCCTGGAATTCTTCGGCATCACGGACAAGAAACGGATCGGCGAAACCACAAACATGCTGGATGTCGTCACCAGCCTGCAGCTCGCTTCAAAGGTCATTCAAACGGCATAA
- a CDS encoding pseudouridine synthase, whose translation MGDTPVRLNKFLAQNGVASRRGADELVFAGRVRINGTVADSPGIKVIEGRDTVDVDGKPVKAAPSSDGLTILLHKPVHTVTTAKDPQGRKTVLELLPREVQKQRPFPVGRLDYFSEGLLLLTTDGELCYRLTHPKWHLPKVYLVTIKGKISSQDMETMEKGMTLAEGETLAPVKVKSLPPRNGKQVLELTLMQGINRQIRRMCRDLGLTILTLKRIKQGPVKLGNLGEGKWRELSQEELADLKKAVKL comes from the coding sequence ATGGGCGATACGCCTGTACGCCTCAATAAATTCCTGGCGCAGAACGGCGTCGCGTCCCGGCGCGGCGCCGATGAACTTGTTTTCGCGGGCCGGGTCAGGATCAACGGAACCGTGGCCGATTCCCCGGGCATCAAGGTCATCGAAGGCCGCGACACCGTGGACGTGGACGGCAAGCCCGTCAAGGCCGCGCCATCCAGTGACGGCCTGACCATCCTGCTGCACAAGCCCGTGCACACGGTCACCACGGCAAAGGACCCGCAGGGGCGCAAGACCGTCCTCGAACTGCTTCCCCGGGAAGTCCAGAAACAGCGCCCGTTCCCCGTGGGACGGCTTGATTACTTTTCCGAAGGACTGCTCCTGCTGACCACGGACGGGGAGCTCTGCTACCGCCTGACCCACCCCAAGTGGCATTTGCCCAAGGTGTACCTGGTCACCATCAAGGGGAAAATCTCCAGCCAGGACATGGAAACCATGGAAAAAGGCATGACCCTGGCCGAGGGTGAAACCCTTGCGCCGGTCAAGGTCAAGAGCCTGCCCCCGCGCAACGGCAAACAGGTTCTCGAACTGACGCTCATGCAGGGCATCAACCGCCAGATCAGGCGCATGTGCCGCGACCTGGGCCTGACCATCCTGACCCTCAAGCGCATCAAACAGGGGCCGGTAAAGCTCGGAAATCTGGGCGAGGGCAAATGGCGCGAACTGAGCCAGGAGGAACTGGCCGACCTGAAAAAAGCGGTCAAACTGTAA
- a CDS encoding LolA family protein produces MKKCLFALCLVLAFSASSAFAGEPIPMNELPDAIQKKYNDMGTFTASFVQELTNVSSGEHEIRNGDIWFKQPSLVRWETLVPEKEILVLGPDVAWDYFADEGLAFKYRVSGLLDSKTILRFISGQANIKEDFYIKTEWDGADKVREKWGKGYAVLQLTPKEPEPGMVQAYIGVEPDTALLRQVMIVDFYGNGNEIRLSDVKTSVPVDASLFSFVPPEGTQIEDNTQAY; encoded by the coding sequence GTGAAAAAGTGTCTGTTTGCTTTGTGCCTGGTGCTGGCCTTTTCCGCATCGTCCGCCTTTGCGGGAGAGCCGATTCCCATGAACGAATTGCCCGATGCCATCCAGAAGAAATACAATGACATGGGTACGTTTACTGCATCCTTTGTGCAAGAATTGACCAATGTCTCCAGTGGGGAGCACGAGATCCGCAACGGGGACATCTGGTTCAAGCAACCGTCCCTGGTTCGCTGGGAAACCCTTGTGCCGGAAAAGGAAATCCTGGTGCTCGGCCCGGATGTGGCCTGGGACTATTTTGCGGATGAAGGCCTGGCCTTCAAGTATCGCGTGTCCGGTCTGCTGGATTCCAAGACCATTCTCCGTTTCATCTCCGGGCAGGCCAACATCAAGGAAGATTTTTACATCAAGACCGAATGGGACGGCGCGGACAAGGTCCGGGAAAAGTGGGGCAAGGGGTATGCCGTCTTGCAGCTCACTCCCAAGGAACCCGAGCCGGGCATGGTGCAGGCCTATATCGGCGTGGAGCCGGATACGGCGCTGTTGCGCCAGGTCATGATCGTTGACTTCTATGGCAACGGCAACGAGATCCGGCTTTCCGACGTGAAGACTTCGGTGCCTGTTGATGCATCCCTGTTCTCGTTCGTTCCGCCCGAGGGCACGCAGATCGAGGACAATACCCAAGCCTACTGA
- a CDS encoding DNA translocase FtsK — MARQPKKNFVSEPRKRYRKELAGLALIFLAVFLLLSVYSFHEGDPSFNQAVSDSWKVRNAMGIAGSHIAGLLVQAFGVGAAAVPLLFIYWGLSLFIPRLKLTWRRWIGLGGLFVSLIAWACHPWFSTVPVDAYGFVGGGFFGREVICRFTLPYLRSAGSFLLWLFISIASLQLLLGFSWNAVFRWVRWAGAFALAFLADRSERLAENRALKKAEKAAKAAQAAAEEDVLEPPFLLDDPKPEPKESPQPVIEAARENRKLRKAQEQKPEKKKPVPPRPVINSDVPLPDINLLSEPPKQENQQDKALINSRAERLTECLADFKIEGEIQQVMPGPVVTMYEYKPAPGIKVSKIENLTDDIAMALKATSVRIEAPIPGKDSVGIEIPNEVRQTVYLRDVFESKPFKESKSPLTLAIGMDIEGNPQVADLAKMPHLLVAGATGAGKSVCLNSFLLSMLYKASPEEVKLLLVDPKRIELAPYASLPHLVHPVVTEMSLAKSALEWAVFEMDCRYQSMAKLGVRNIEGYNKKLASLGDDRPEELEALKPMPYLVIIIDELADLMMTAAKEVEMHIVRLAQLARAAGIHMILATQRPSVDVVTGLIKANFPTRISFFVTSKFDSRTILDAVGSERLLGRGDMLFKPSGGKLKRMHGAFVDETEIAGVVDFWNSRVQQDFDLDFSDWKQDDGGSEGGGTYGGGSSDDPVYDEAVQFVLDQGKASISLIQRRFRIGFNRAARFIEQMEQDGLLGPQEGSKPRRVIKPE; from the coding sequence ATGGCTCGACAGCCGAAAAAAAACTTCGTTTCCGAGCCCAGAAAGAGGTACCGCAAGGAATTGGCCGGGCTGGCCCTCATTTTTCTTGCCGTGTTTCTGCTTCTGAGCGTGTATTCCTTTCATGAGGGAGACCCCTCCTTCAACCAGGCCGTCAGCGACAGCTGGAAGGTCCGCAATGCCATGGGCATTGCGGGTTCGCATATTGCTGGCCTGCTGGTCCAGGCCTTTGGGGTTGGAGCCGCGGCGGTCCCCTTGCTGTTCATCTACTGGGGGCTGTCCCTTTTCATCCCGAGGCTGAAGCTGACCTGGCGTCGCTGGATCGGTCTTGGCGGGCTGTTCGTCAGCCTGATCGCCTGGGCCTGTCATCCCTGGTTTTCCACTGTCCCGGTCGACGCCTATGGTTTTGTGGGTGGCGGTTTTTTCGGGCGGGAGGTCATCTGTAGGTTCACCCTGCCATATCTGCGTTCCGCCGGGTCCTTTTTGCTCTGGCTCTTCATTTCCATAGCCTCCCTGCAACTGCTTCTCGGGTTTTCCTGGAATGCGGTTTTCCGTTGGGTGCGTTGGGCCGGGGCGTTCGCCCTGGCATTCCTGGCGGACCGCAGCGAAAGGCTGGCCGAGAACAGGGCTTTGAAGAAAGCGGAGAAGGCCGCCAAGGCTGCCCAGGCCGCCGCGGAAGAGGATGTGCTGGAGCCGCCGTTCCTTCTTGACGATCCGAAGCCCGAGCCCAAGGAAAGCCCGCAGCCGGTTATCGAGGCAGCCCGCGAAAACCGTAAACTGCGCAAGGCCCAGGAACAGAAGCCGGAAAAAAAGAAGCCCGTTCCTCCCAGGCCGGTCATCAATTCGGACGTGCCCCTTCCCGACATCAACCTGTTGAGTGAGCCTCCCAAACAGGAGAACCAGCAGGACAAGGCGCTTATCAACAGCCGTGCCGAGCGGCTCACCGAGTGCCTGGCCGATTTCAAGATCGAAGGCGAGATCCAGCAGGTCATGCCCGGTCCCGTGGTGACCATGTACGAGTACAAGCCCGCACCGGGCATCAAGGTCAGCAAGATCGAGAATCTCACCGACGATATCGCCATGGCCCTTAAGGCGACGTCCGTGCGCATCGAGGCCCCCATCCCGGGCAAGGACAGTGTGGGGATCGAGATCCCCAACGAAGTCCGCCAGACCGTGTATCTGCGCGATGTCTTCGAATCCAAGCCCTTCAAGGAAAGCAAGTCGCCCCTGACTCTGGCCATCGGTATGGACATCGAGGGCAATCCGCAGGTGGCGGACCTGGCCAAGATGCCGCACCTGCTCGTGGCCGGCGCCACAGGGGCAGGGAAGAGCGTTTGTTTGAACTCCTTCCTTCTCAGCATGCTCTACAAGGCGTCGCCCGAAGAGGTGAAGCTGCTGCTGGTGGACCCCAAGCGCATCGAGCTTGCTCCCTATGCCTCCCTGCCGCACCTGGTGCATCCGGTGGTGACGGAGATGAGCCTGGCCAAAAGCGCCCTGGAGTGGGCTGTCTTTGAAATGGACTGCCGCTATCAGAGTATGGCCAAGCTCGGCGTCCGCAACATCGAGGGCTACAATAAGAAGCTGGCCAGCCTGGGCGATGATCGTCCCGAGGAGCTGGAGGCGCTCAAGCCCATGCCGTACCTGGTGATCATCATCGACGAATTGGCGGACCTGATGATGACAGCGGCCAAGGAGGTGGAGATGCACATCGTGCGCCTGGCCCAGTTGGCCCGCGCCGCAGGCATCCACATGATCCTGGCCACCCAGCGTCCCAGCGTGGACGTGGTCACCGGCCTGATCAAGGCCAACTTCCCCACCCGCATCTCGTTCTTCGTCACCTCCAAGTTCGACTCCCGGACCATTCTCGACGCCGTGGGCTCTGAGCGTTTGCTCGGACGGGGCGACATGCTCTTCAAGCCCAGCGGCGGAAAGCTCAAGCGCATGCATGGCGCGTTTGTGGATGAGACCGAGATCGCCGGCGTGGTGGACTTCTGGAACAGCCGCGTGCAGCAGGACTTCGACCTCGACTTCAGCGACTGGAAACAGGACGATGGCGGCTCCGAGGGCGGCGGCACTTACGGCGGCGGTTCGTCGGATGATCCCGTGTACGACGAGGCGGTACAGTTTGTGCTAGATCAGGGCAAGGCATCCATCTCGCTCATCCAGAGGCGATTCCGCATCGGTTTCAACCGTGCCGCCAGGTTTATTGAGCAGATGGAGCAGGACGGGTTGCTCGGTCCCCAGGAAGGCAGCAAGCCTAGAAGAGTTATCAAGCCTGAATAA
- the efp gene encoding elongation factor P — MLSTSEFKSGKKIEIDGKPFEIIKSEHYKPGKGGAMVRTKLRQMITGQVLDKTFRSGEKVAKADVLHQEMQFLYKEATDFVFMNMETYDQMNVAGESVGEKGGYIKEGDTVKVLLYKGELIGVDLPASVVLEVAETEPGIQGDRVSGATKPATMETGLNVNVPLFINIGDKIKIDTRSGEYLGRE; from the coding sequence ATGTTATCGACGAGCGAATTCAAGTCCGGCAAGAAAATCGAAATCGATGGAAAGCCTTTTGAAATAATCAAGTCCGAACACTACAAGCCCGGCAAGGGCGGCGCCATGGTTCGCACCAAGCTCCGGCAGATGATCACCGGCCAGGTGTTGGACAAGACTTTCCGCTCCGGCGAAAAGGTGGCCAAGGCCGACGTGCTGCATCAGGAAATGCAGTTCCTGTACAAGGAAGCCACGGATTTCGTGTTCATGAACATGGAAACCTATGATCAGATGAACGTGGCCGGCGAAAGCGTGGGCGAAAAGGGCGGATATATCAAGGAAGGCGACACCGTGAAGGTGCTCCTGTACAAGGGCGAGCTCATCGGCGTCGACCTGCCCGCATCCGTGGTGCTTGAAGTGGCCGAAACCGAGCCTGGCATCCAGGGCGACCGCGTCAGCGGCGCAACCAAGCCCGCCACCATGGAAACCGGCCTGAACGTCAACGTGCCCCTGTTCATCAACATCGGGGACAAGATCAAGATCGACACCCGTTCCGGAGAATATCTCGGCCGCGAGTAG
- a CDS encoding type II 3-dehydroquinate dehydratase, protein MAKYRILVMNGPNLGHLGKRQPEIYGAQGMEAVPGLLDQVMGRDAGDVELEFFQSNSEGSLIDRLEQARAEGVHGVAFNAGAYTHTSLAIADCLAWIGIPCVEVHLSNVWARKSQPLRQQSLMGERCIGVIAGFGILSYALAVQALYMRLETEG, encoded by the coding sequence ATGGCGAAATACAGGATACTGGTAATGAACGGCCCCAATCTCGGCCATCTCGGAAAGCGCCAGCCGGAAATTTATGGAGCCCAGGGCATGGAGGCCGTGCCCGGTTTGCTCGATCAGGTCATGGGCCGCGATGCGGGCGATGTGGAACTGGAGTTTTTTCAGTCCAACTCCGAAGGGTCACTGATCGACCGCCTGGAGCAGGCCCGGGCAGAGGGCGTGCATGGGGTGGCCTTCAACGCGGGGGCCTATACCCACACCAGTTTGGCCATTGCGGATTGCCTGGCCTGGATTGGCATTCCCTGCGTCGAGGTGCACCTGAGCAATGTCTGGGCGCGTAAAAGCCAGCCTCTTCGCCAGCAAAGCCTCATGGGCGAACGCTGCATCGGCGTCATTGCCGGATTTGGAATTCTGAGTTATGCCTTGGCCGTTCAGGCGCTGTATATGCGCCTCGAAACTGAAGGTTAG